Sequence from the Haloarcula sp. H-GB4 genome:
AACAGCAGCAGGTCGGAGACATGCGATTCGAAGCCCTCCTGCTGGCGGTCCTCCTGATACTGGCCGGCTGTGGCGGATTCACCGATGGGACGACAACTCTGACACCCGACGGGACGGAAGAAAGGCCGGTCCGGTACGGAGTCGCGGTCCAGAGCGACTACGCCGACGAGCGGACGTTCAGTATCCGCATCCGGGCCGACGAAACGACACTGCTGAACCGCTCCAAGCGGCTCGCAGCCGGCCAGCGGTGGCACGTCGTCAATCTGAGTTCCGAAAACTACGGCAAACGGGAGTACGAACTCCAGCTCCTCGTCGACGGTGAGGTCCGTTCGAGGTCCACGTTCAGCTTCCAGGAGTCAGGGAACGTTGAGCGACGGAGTGGCGCCACGCTGCTGGTACAGGGACCGTCGTCCGGTGAGACCCACACCTGCGGTGGAAACGTCACCTGCTATCGGGCTGTGGTCGAGAGGGCGGTCAGTACGAAATCGATGGGGAGTTCAAAAAAGAGCGAATGATGACGTTGTTCGACGATTCGGACGCTGTCGTCCCCTGATCAGAACGAGATGAACTCCTTGAGGCCGTGAAGTGACCAACGGAACGTAGCTGGCACATATACTAAAACGGTCAGTGCAGGCGGTTCATGACTCAGCTATGTCGCCGATAGCTCCAGCCATGCCAAGAAGCATGAGTCCATACCCAGCAAGTCCAGCGGGGATTGATGCTTGGAGAAGCAAATACCCAGTAAATGCGCCAAGGCCTCCGATAATAGCCCCTCGCTTTCTCGCCGACCGGGTGGTCTTGCCACGAGACAGAGCGAGCCACTGTTGTTTGTGTGCCAAAAGCATCGACGTTACTGCACCGTAGAGTGGAAGAAGCGAGACCATGATCAGGTGGTCCGATGTGGCGAACTCTGCTGCAAGAACTGTGATTACTACTCCAACAGTTAGTGAAATGGTGTATCGGAGGGCGGGACGCATAGACTAAATTACAACTACCAGAAATAAGTACGGCACGAAATCTGAACACAAAATTCGCACGCTTACCGAGCAGTCGAAGCGGTCAGAGAGTTCCTGTTGGGTGTATTGCCGGCCGGGGTTGGCGTAGAGCAACTCAGCGGTGCGGAAGAAGGTCTCTGTCTTCGCTTCGAATTCCGCCCCGAACTCCGACGGCACCTGCGCCATGCCGCCCCGTTGGATAATTGGACAAATAAAGGGATAAACTATGGCTTGGCGACGATACTGGGGTCCCTTGATTGCTGTCGACCCCCAGTAGCGGCTCTATATCGCTGAGCGTTGCTGAATAGAGTCGGCGTGTTTTCAACTACTGCTATTACAGCAACTCCAGAGAGGCTATCCACAAGATTATTGCCGAGGAGGTTGGTGTCGCTCCTACAACTGCTTGGTCTCATCTCCGGACAATCGAAGCACGAGTGTTTGAAACGCTAGTACGATAATTATCCTATTCACCTCAGCCAGCCAGTAGTGGCAAGGCGGTAGTGAGCGAAACGAAAATCCCGTGAACAAGCGCTGGAACGACGATATTCTCTGTTTTGGCATAGATCCAACCAGCAATCATGCCGAAGCCACCTTGGGCCATATAGAAGAGTAGGTCACCGAGAGCAAGGGCGGCGGGGTCAGCATGAGACATTCCAAAGAGTATACCACCAGCAGCGATAGCTGGCCAGAGACCGATAACGTCTTCCAGTGACCGTTGGATGATACCATGGAAAATCACCTCCTCGGCTGGGCCGACAAGCACTAACAACGTCACTACCCGGGCGATTCGGACACGCTCTGGAAGTGTTAGTAGCATCGTGCGCTCCAGTCCAAGGACATTCTGAATCAGAACGAGAGAACCGACCAGCCAGACGAACGCCAGCACGACGCCCAGAAGGATATACGCCCACTCCCAATTCCTCGGACGGCGCACACCCATCCATTCGAGTGGGGATGAAATATCGAACACCCGCACGGCTAGCAGTGTGAGTACGACAGCGAGGAATCCACGGAGGAGTTGGGCGCTCACGTCACGGACGACTGGGAACTCGCCAAGCAGGAGCGGTCCTGCCCTCGGGGAGTGACCGAGTAAGATGGCAACGAACTCCAGATATATCCACACGGCAACGGTTATAATTACGGCCACGCCAAGACGAGAGCTGACAGTGCCACGGTTTTTTCGAGTGGACTGTGTGGTACTCATTTCGTCGATTACTATCCACACAACTGACAAAACAGGAGCCGCAGCACTTCTGGGGGAGAAGCCAGACCGAATATTTAACAAGCACTATTGTGGGGACAGTAATACCGAGTACCGGGCAGGCGGGATGAATCGACTCAAACCGTGCACAGAGTCTCTATTCTTGAAATGTTGCGTGGGTGTTTATTGAATACGTGTCTGGAGTAAGACACAATGCACCTCAAACTGTCACAGGATAAATCTCAATGGTGTGTATAATAATGCAGTTGTACGATGCGGTAAAACACCTCCTCTTTCTGCTCCCATTTCACCCGTAAGTTCACACACCTACCGAGCAATAAATGACGGTCAGAAAACGGAGTGGGAGAAGTGGCTAACCAGCACTCATGGCATTACCCACCATTTGTTGGTTAGCGCTTTATCCACCAATACCGTCGCTACCACGTGCTGGTACTCTGCTTGCGACGGCGTCGGGTGCAACGTCAACCCAGCAAGTGCCAACTCGCTAAGAACCTCCAGCGGCACACCCTCTGAACCACATAACACCGCGTCGAGCGTCCAAGCGTCGTACTGAGTTCGATACGGAAGCATTGGCTGTTGAGGCTGCAGTAATTGCTGTTCTTGGGACTCAAATCATTTCATTCGAAACAGCGTGGAGTATGGATTGGATATTTGAGCTGGCCTTTGTTGTAACAATAATATTTTACGCGATTCGAACAGCCTCTCTGATGGCTGATGACCCCAAGCAGAGTGCTCTTAGACTTACTATCCTCTGGAGTCCAATCAGCATGCAGTTCTGTGTAATTGGTGTGATTGCTGGTCTTGCAGTCGATATTACCCAAGATCACCCATTGTTAAAGGTGCAGGCAGAAAAGAAATTTAGACATCAAATTAAAACATGACCAAGAAAAAGCCAGAAGAAAAAATAGAAGAGGAGTTTACGAAGTTTTTCTTTGGAGTGTTTATTCCTGCAATTATTTGTTACACCATCTTGCAGATTCTATTTATGACGCGTCTGGATCAGCCATTGCAACAAGCTGGCTTTCCACCGATGGTGCTACAAGATGGACCCGGTGCAAGATCGTCCGGTCATGGCCGATTCTTCCTTCTCATTATTCTCTCATCCTCGGTCACACTCCCGTTTTACCTTCTGTATCACCGGTTTTTCTACTCAGAGACATAGATATTGATACACTCGGTCGGTACAGCGTGTTCCTGCCACTAATATGAGTAGTGATAGAATCACACTGAATTTAAGATTGGAACATCGCTATCCAACCTAATGGGAGATTTCCAAGAACAGACCGTGGAGATATACTCTTGGGAAGACGCTCAAGATAAACTATTCAAAGGGGCATGGCAGTCTAACCTGAACCGCTATCGGCCATCTCACGCCTTTCGTGGCCTCTCAGAAGAATATGATACTCTTCCGACATCTTTGATTCGTTTAGGTCAGCAAAACTCGGATGGTATATTTGATGCCAGTCATGGAGCAGATGTAGAGTCGGATATACTCCGAAACTTCATCAAATATGCGGAAGACCGGTCACTCTCTGACAAATCTATCTGGCATCAACTTTCCGTCGCACAACATTATGGCCTACCCACAAGGATTCTTGACTGGACGTACTCGCCACTAGTCGCATTACATTTTGCCACAGAAAACATGAGTAAATTGGATGAAGATGGCTTGATTTGGCGTGTTGATATCGACGAAGCACATGCGTTACTCAATGACACCTGGACTAAGGAGAAATCTGGACATGTATTCACCATTGATGAACTGACTGAGGTTGCCAGTAATTTCGATGACCCCAACGCCATATTTGAGCAAAACGAGACAGATGGTCCGCTGTTCTTTGAGCCACCGTCTCTTGACGGACGAATCGTAAATCAATTTGCTCTGTTTTCTGTGCTGCCAGACCCCACACAACGATTTGACCAATGGCTTGCAGATCACAGGAATATTTTCAAACGCTATCGAATTCCGGCATCCGTAAAAATGGAGATCCGAGATAAATTAGATGCCTCCAACATTACTGAACGGGTCCTCTTTCCAGGATTAGACGGATTAGCAGAGTGGCTCCAACGTTACTACACGCCGATCCGAGAGACAGAGACACAACCACCCTAAATTACAGTTACGACACTGGAGCGAACACGGTACCTACATATCGGTCCCTTCGGACCAGCGGGTATGAGCGAGTGGGTCGTCGACGCCCGTGGGGGCGTCTGCCACCAGTGCGACAGCGAGTATCAGCGCCTTGCACAGCACTGGTCGCGGAGCAAGCGCTGTTCGTATCGTGATGTGAGTGATGCCCAGCACGAGGCGATTCGGGGCTGTCTGGTAGGTGACGGGAATCTCAGCAACCCGAACGATGGGCCGCCAGCGCTACGGATATCCTCAATGCGGCGGCCCCATCTCACATGGGTTCGTGACCAGCTCGGCTGGATTGTCCGCGGGATTACTCGCGACGATACTGGTGCCTACCGGCTCCGGACACTCTCACATCCAGCTCTTGGGCGCTACTGGACATGGATGGACAGCCCACCGTCGGACTGGACGCTAACGAAACCGATTGCACGTATCTGGTATGCCTGTGACGGTGGGTTAGAGTGGCCCGGAAGTTCAACGCAGCCACGGGCCACCTGGACGATCACCGACGACGGGAAGCGACAGGCGTGCGAGCAGGCGCTTGCCGAGCAGGGCTACGAGGTCATGGTGTGGGATCGGCGCTGGCATTGCCATTCGCGGAGAACGAGCGGTTTCTGCAGTGGCTTGGAGACCCGACGCCGGGCAGTGCATACGAGTGGGCGTTGGAACGCGAAGAGTACGAGCGGCGGCGTGAGGAAGTGTAGGCCGGGAATGGTGGCGTAAATTATATCACTGGATAGGCAGTGCGTACGACGGTTCCAAGCATCTGCGGGGAGGTGACTTTCACTTCCCTGTGT
This genomic interval carries:
- a CDS encoding CPBP family intramembrane glutamic endopeptidase, with product MAVIITVAVWIYLEFVAILLGHSPRAGPLLLGEFPVVRDVSAQLLRGFLAVVLTLLAVRVFDISSPLEWMGVRRPRNWEWAYILLGVVLAFVWLVGSLVLIQNVLGLERTMLLTLPERVRIARVVTLLVLVGPAEEVIFHGIIQRSLEDVIGLWPAIAAGGILFGMSHADPAALALGDLLFYMAQGGFGMIAGWIYAKTENIVVPALVHGIFVSLTTALPLLAG
- a CDS encoding FRG domain-containing protein — translated: MGDFQEQTVEIYSWEDAQDKLFKGAWQSNLNRYRPSHAFRGLSEEYDTLPTSLIRLGQQNSDGIFDASHGADVESDILRNFIKYAEDRSLSDKSIWHQLSVAQHYGLPTRILDWTYSPLVALHFATENMSKLDEDGLIWRVDIDEAHALLNDTWTKEKSGHVFTIDELTEVASNFDDPNAIFEQNETDGPLFFEPPSLDGRIVNQFALFSVLPDPTQRFDQWLADHRNIFKRYRIPASVKMEIRDKLDASNITERVLFPGLDGLAEWLQRYYTPIRETETQPP